In one window of Nitrospinota bacterium DNA:
- a CDS encoding TAXI family TRAP transporter solute-binding subunit: MKKRIFTKLIALAVITTFLIILPSGPPWAAKKKPIELVLATATTGGTYYPVGVALSTLWSIKLRKEKPSAIKVNAITSAGSGENVNMLKAKEVEMAILQGLFGKMAWNGADIYKGKPMKEHRSITMLWPNV; the protein is encoded by the coding sequence ATGAAAAAGAGAATTTTTACAAAACTGATTGCCTTAGCAGTAATTACCACGTTTCTTATCATTCTGCCGAGCGGGCCTCCATGGGCAGCTAAGAAAAAGCCCATTGAACTGGTCCTGGCAACCGCCACGACAGGTGGGACTTATTATCCTGTTGGTGTGGCCCTATCAACCCTTTGGAGCATAAAGTTAAGGAAAGAAAAACCGTCTGCTATAAAGGTCAATGCAATTACATCAGCAGGATCCGGAGAGAATGTTAATATGCTCAAGGCAAAAGAGGTCGAGATGGCCATTCTTCAGGGGTTGTTCGGAAAGATGGCCTGGAACGGCGCCGACATATATAAAGGCAAGCCTATGAAAGAACACCGGTCTATTACGATGCTGTGGCCCAATGTT